The sequence below is a genomic window from Deinococcus carri.
GACCTGCGGAATCTGAAGCTCGTTCCTGTACCCGCCGTCCCCGCCTCCCAACTCAAACTCGACACGCAGCCCTGATTACATCTCCGGCACGTACTCCGCGAGTTCCTCCAGCAGGTCGCGGGCGGTCAGGTCCAGGCGCACTGGCGTCACGCTGACATACCCGGCCTGCACCGCGCCGTAGTCGGTGGTCTGGTCGTGGGCGTCGGCGGCGCGGCTCTGCCCCGCGACCCAGTGGTATTCGCGGCCTTCCGGGTCCTGGCGGGTCACGATGGTGTCTTCCCAGCGGTGTTCGCCCACCCTGGTAACGCGCACGCCACGGGGCATTCCCGCCGGGAAGTTCACGTTCAGCAGCACGCGCGGCGGCAGCCCCCGCGTCAGCACCTCGCGCGCCAGCCGGGCCGCGTAGGCTGCGCCCGCCGTGAAGCTGTACTCGCCCCCCGCCCCGCTCTGCTGGCTGAAGGCGATGGACGGCAGCCCCAGCGCCAGCCCCTCAATGGCCGCCGCGACCGTGCCGGAGTGCGTCAGGTCGTCGCCCAGGTTCGGCCCCAGGTTGATGCCACTGACCACCAGGTCGGGCCGGCCCAGCAGATGCACGCCCAGCACCACGCAGTCGGCGGGGGTACCGTCCACCCGGTACGCCGGGATTTCCCCGAAGCCCGCCGAGGCGGTGTGCTTGAACCTCAGCGGGCGGCGGATGGTGATGCCGTGCCCCACCGCCGACTGTTCCACGTCGGGCGCGACGACCACCACATCGCCCACGTCGGCCAGGGCGAGGGCCAGCGCCTTGATGCCGGGTGAAAAGATGCCGTCGTCGTTCGCCACCAGGATGGATTTCCGGGCAGTCCGTCTGTGCGTCATGCCCCAGGCTAGCGCGCAGCCTGCCCTCCCCCTGCTAGCATTACGCCATGAACAAAAGAATTGTCGTGAAGTTTGTTCCACCC
It includes:
- the surE gene encoding 5'/3'-nucleotidase SurE, yielding MTHRRTARKSILVANDDGIFSPGIKALALALADVGDVVVVAPDVEQSAVGHGITIRRPLRFKHTASAGFGEIPAYRVDGTPADCVVLGVHLLGRPDLVVSGINLGPNLGDDLTHSGTVAAAIEGLALGLPSIAFSQQSGAGGEYSFTAGAAYAARLAREVLTRGLPPRVLLNVNFPAGMPRGVRVTRVGEHRWEDTIVTRQDPEGREYHWVAGQSRAADAHDQTTDYGAVQAGYVSVTPVRLDLTARDLLEELAEYVPEM